One window from the genome of Verrucomicrobiia bacterium encodes:
- a CDS encoding Gfo/Idh/MocA family oxidoreductase: MDTSPASRGLDRRQFTRAAGALAAALAAGLPPALARPEPASSRVRVGVVGLGRGLDHVRTFLRVPNVELVAVCDADSRRVAAARDLAVKEGASPRGEADFRRLLEEPDLDAVSIAMPNFWHAPATILACAAGKHVYVEKPGSHNAREGELMVAAARKHDRRVQMGNQRRSQPEIQEAIVKLHSGTIGKVRFARCWYDARRGGIGHGRPVPVPEWLDYTRWQGPVPERVYLDNLVHYQWHWRWHWGGGELANNGVHALDIARWGLDARFPLRVAVTGGRYHHDDDQETPDTTLASFDLGSSGITWDSSSCLPRRHENHAFVAFYGEEGVLAMDGGAGYRIHDLDGREVSAVAGRLDDRHHFANFVEAIRGDVPLNSEIAEAQISTRWCHLGNIAYRTRTQLSVDAVTGRIVRPTREMEQLWSREYRPGWEPKV; the protein is encoded by the coding sequence ATGGACACCTCCCCTGCCTCACGCGGGCTCGATCGCCGTCAGTTCACCCGGGCCGCTGGCGCGCTGGCCGCCGCACTGGCCGCCGGGTTGCCGCCGGCGCTGGCACGCCCTGAGCCGGCCTCATCCCGGGTGCGGGTGGGCGTGGTCGGGCTCGGGCGCGGACTGGATCATGTGCGGACCTTTCTCCGGGTGCCCAACGTGGAACTGGTGGCGGTCTGTGATGCCGACAGCCGACGGGTGGCGGCCGCACGCGACCTCGCCGTAAAGGAGGGGGCTTCACCCCGGGGCGAAGCGGATTTTCGCCGCCTGCTGGAGGAGCCCGACCTCGATGCGGTGTCCATCGCCATGCCCAATTTCTGGCACGCCCCGGCAACGATCCTGGCCTGCGCCGCCGGCAAGCATGTGTATGTGGAGAAGCCAGGAAGCCACAACGCCCGGGAGGGTGAACTGATGGTCGCAGCGGCCCGCAAGCACGATCGCCGGGTGCAGATGGGCAATCAGCGCCGCAGCCAGCCGGAGATCCAGGAGGCCATCGTCAAGCTCCATTCGGGTACCATCGGCAAGGTGCGATTTGCGCGCTGCTGGTACGACGCCCGCCGGGGCGGCATCGGTCACGGCCGGCCCGTCCCGGTGCCTGAATGGCTCGACTACACGCGCTGGCAGGGACCGGTCCCGGAACGGGTGTACCTGGACAATCTCGTCCACTACCAGTGGCACTGGCGCTGGCACTGGGGCGGCGGTGAACTGGCCAACAACGGGGTCCACGCGCTCGACATCGCACGGTGGGGCCTGGACGCCCGGTTCCCCCTGCGGGTTGCCGTGACCGGCGGGCGCTACCACCACGACGACGACCAGGAAACGCCCGACACCACGCTGGCCAGTTTTGATCTGGGATCCTCCGGCATCACCTGGGACTCCAGCAGCTGCCTGCCACGCCGTCATGAAAACCACGCCTTTGTCGCCTTCTACGGTGAGGAAGGTGTGCTCGCCATGGACGGCGGCGCCGGGTACCGGATTCATGACCTGGACGGCCGGGAAGTGTCCGCAGTGGCCGGCCGGCTGGATGACCGGCATCATTTCGCGAACTTCGTCGAGGCCATCCGGGGGGACGTCCCCCTGAACTCGGAGATCGCCGAGGCGCAGATCAGCACCCGCTGGTGCCACCTGGGCAACATTGCCTACCGGACCCGCACCCAGTTGTCGGTGGACGCCGTGACGGGGCGCATCGTGAGGCCGACGCGGGAGATGGAGCAGTTGTGGAGCCGCGAATACCGCCCCGGTTGGGAACCGAAGGTCTGA
- the wecB gene encoding UDP-N-acetylglucosamine 2-epimerase (non-hydrolyzing), with translation MPLLDLIAGARPNFIKVAPIIHAFHRRFGDPRIHGNRSVPLRYRLIHTGQHYDRAMSEAFFEQLDIPEPHINLAAGGGSQAEQTGTIMTRYEELLALEPSELCLVVGDVTSTLACAIVARKARIPVAHVEGGIRSGDWSMPEEINRIVTDSISNWFFTTSETANANLRRTGVTDDRIFFVGNTMIDTLLANLTRLRPPSIWTTAGLSKGGYFVLTLHRPANVDNSATLGAVLDVIRRGTRMFPIIFPVHPRTRKVLETLYSRTDALTLIEPLGYLEFNYLVKHARAVITDSGGITEEATVLGVPCLTLRENTERPETVTHGTSELIGADPAKLMPALDRLFADQWKRGVIPEKWDGHSSDRIVATLEKLLLT, from the coding sequence ATGCCTCTCCTTGACCTTATTGCGGGCGCCCGGCCCAACTTCATCAAGGTTGCACCCATTATCCACGCGTTTCATCGTCGCTTTGGAGATCCCCGAATTCATGGTAATCGTTCCGTACCACTTCGCTATCGATTGATACACACCGGTCAGCATTACGACCGCGCCATGTCCGAAGCATTTTTTGAGCAACTCGATATCCCCGAACCACACATCAATCTCGCAGCTGGAGGCGGCAGCCAAGCGGAGCAGACTGGAACCATTATGACCCGGTACGAAGAACTGCTTGCCCTCGAACCTTCTGAACTATGCCTCGTTGTAGGAGATGTTACTTCGACCCTAGCTTGCGCTATCGTGGCTCGTAAGGCCAGGATTCCCGTAGCCCACGTTGAAGGCGGGATCCGTTCGGGCGATTGGTCCATGCCTGAGGAGATCAATCGTATAGTCACCGATTCCATCAGCAATTGGTTTTTCACAACCAGCGAGACCGCCAACGCTAACCTCCGCAGAACGGGCGTCACCGACGATCGAATCTTCTTTGTGGGGAATACCATGATCGACACACTCCTAGCCAACCTGACTCGCCTCCGCCCGCCATCCATCTGGACTACAGCTGGACTCTCCAAAGGCGGCTATTTTGTGCTTACCCTCCATCGCCCGGCCAATGTGGACAATTCGGCCACATTGGGAGCTGTTCTTGACGTCATCCGGCGCGGCACCCGAATGTTTCCAATCATTTTTCCTGTTCACCCCCGCACACGCAAGGTTCTCGAAACTCTTTATTCCAGAACGGACGCGCTGACCTTGATTGAGCCATTGGGCTATCTCGAATTCAACTACCTCGTTAAACATGCGAGGGCTGTTATCACCGACTCGGGCGGCATCACGGAGGAGGCCACGGTGCTGGGAGTCCCGTGCCTAACACTTCGGGAGAACACCGAACGCCCCGAGACTGTAACTCACGGCACAAGCGAGCTGATCGGAGCGGACCCAGCGAAGCTGATGCCTGCCCTCGACCGGCTGTTCGCCGACCAATGGAAGCGGGGCGTGATTCCCGAGAAATGGGACGGCCACTCTAGCGACAGAATCGTTGCTACACTCGAGAAACTTCTCTTGACGTAG
- a CDS encoding glycosyltransferase family 4 protein, with amino-acid sequence MHIALNLLYLLPGVVGGTETYARLLINELLALAAEGASDRYTAFVNRESVEHLSAIHTGITFVPCNVEATKRPVRYLFEQARLPALLRGNQVDVLHSLGYVGPWYPGVPHVVTIHDLIYTGFAAHMPQSRRLTLQIAVRGVARRANRIITVSESSRRQIVEDLPDVASKIVVIPEAPRPGLAPVVGDAGNVADQYVLRHYGIKQPYLVAFSSKSTSKNIPRLIKAMAQVTDLPWCLVLIGHVPDNGEVAAAVSASKMGDRVMSTGYVPDSDLPPLLRQAKLFVSPSLYEGFGLSVLDAQSAGVPVACSDVASLPEVAGNGAEFFDPYSPMAIAASVRRLLSDSAYSRMLSDRGRANAARFSWRRTAEATREVYRMLQSGRVMSDPF; translated from the coding sequence ATGCACATTGCCCTCAATCTCCTGTACCTGCTACCCGGCGTCGTTGGCGGCACCGAAACGTACGCCCGGTTGCTGATCAACGAGCTCTTGGCGCTAGCAGCCGAGGGAGCTTCCGACCGGTACACGGCATTTGTGAATCGCGAGTCGGTCGAGCATCTATCGGCAATCCACACTGGCATCACGTTTGTTCCTTGCAACGTCGAGGCCACCAAGCGGCCCGTGCGCTACCTGTTCGAGCAGGCCCGCCTGCCGGCGCTGCTGCGCGGCAACCAAGTTGACGTGTTGCACTCACTCGGGTATGTCGGCCCCTGGTATCCAGGAGTTCCACACGTCGTGACCATCCACGACCTGATCTACACCGGTTTCGCGGCGCACATGCCCCAGTCTCGACGACTCACACTGCAGATCGCAGTGCGCGGCGTGGCGCGGCGTGCCAATCGAATTATCACGGTCTCCGAGAGCTCGCGGCGGCAGATCGTCGAGGATCTACCAGACGTTGCGTCAAAAATCGTTGTCATCCCTGAAGCTCCACGCCCAGGTCTGGCGCCTGTAGTGGGCGACGCGGGAAACGTCGCCGATCAGTACGTATTGCGCCACTACGGCATCAAGCAGCCGTATCTTGTCGCGTTCTCATCAAAGAGTACCAGCAAAAATATCCCCCGGCTCATCAAGGCCATGGCCCAGGTCACTGACCTGCCATGGTGCCTTGTCCTCATCGGGCACGTTCCAGATAATGGGGAGGTCGCGGCCGCAGTGTCCGCGAGCAAGATGGGCGACCGGGTCATGTCCACAGGTTATGTGCCCGATTCTGATCTGCCTCCCCTGCTGCGACAGGCGAAGCTGTTTGTCTCTCCTTCCTTGTATGAGGGTTTCGGATTGTCGGTCCTGGACGCGCAGTCCGCTGGTGTACCGGTCGCGTGTTCGGATGTCGCATCACTACCCGAGGTAGCGGGTAACGGCGCCGAGTTCTTCGATCCCTACAGTCCGATGGCGATCGCGGCGTCGGTTCGTCGACTACTTTCAGACTCTGCTTATAGTCGCATGCTTTCCGACCGCGGTCGAGCCAACGCAGCCAGATTCTCCTGGAGGCGCACGGCGGAGGCAACCAGGGAGGTGTATAGGATGTTGCAGTCAGGTAGAGTAATGAGCGACCCGTTCTGA
- a CDS encoding glycosyltransferase: MKTCRLLFTGISNPVENAGQQKLYFLARELEKLGCLVDVAVPEHSENHRLLEAIGFQGNAYFFDDQTCRSHLQQRAKILKTGRWQFVHSIGDGLRALIYGRAKFKVLYEFDEWISAYTSQSIFKRFYLEIVCREKCRRAFGVICGSDYIASKVSSFRPDLKSKILYLPVGISSLENSVDLALYKSLCDRFKDRRMFFYIGNVLSIYREQIAELFDLAEICLESKCHSFILIAGAGSDLEYWKAQAVERRLDSVIVFEGNVPRSKLATYCKAATVLLFPYPPSIPNIARCPTKLFHYAAANRPLVTNRTGEVAKIFGDNAFYYEPGNSRDMFRACQAAILAHPAYGNGINLNSLTWESRAASYYQWLSGILLKSA, encoded by the coding sequence ATGAAAACCTGTAGATTACTATTCACCGGAATCTCCAATCCTGTTGAAAATGCAGGACAGCAAAAGCTCTACTTCCTCGCTCGCGAGCTTGAAAAGTTGGGTTGCCTTGTTGATGTAGCGGTTCCAGAGCACTCCGAAAATCATCGCCTCCTTGAAGCGATTGGTTTCCAGGGAAATGCATACTTTTTTGACGATCAAACATGCAGGTCGCACTTGCAACAGCGCGCGAAGATTCTCAAAACAGGTCGCTGGCAGTTTGTCCATTCGATTGGTGATGGGCTTCGAGCATTAATTTATGGCCGGGCCAAATTTAAAGTCTTGTATGAATTTGATGAGTGGATATCTGCTTACACATCGCAGAGCATTTTTAAGCGCTTTTATTTAGAGATAGTGTGTAGAGAGAAGTGCCGCCGCGCATTTGGCGTGATTTGTGGGAGTGATTACATCGCGAGCAAAGTTTCGAGTTTTCGTCCCGACTTGAAGTCAAAAATACTTTATCTACCGGTGGGCATAAGCAGCCTTGAAAACAGCGTTGATTTAGCTCTATACAAAAGTTTATGTGATCGATTTAAAGATCGCAGAATGTTTTTCTACATTGGAAATGTTTTGTCAATTTATCGAGAGCAAATTGCTGAATTGTTTGATCTTGCAGAGATCTGTTTGGAATCGAAGTGTCATTCATTCATTTTGATCGCAGGAGCTGGAAGTGATTTGGAGTATTGGAAAGCTCAGGCGGTAGAACGTCGATTAGACTCGGTCATCGTTTTCGAAGGAAATGTTCCGCGTTCAAAGCTTGCAACCTACTGCAAAGCTGCCACGGTCCTTTTGTTTCCGTACCCTCCAAGCATTCCAAACATCGCTCGTTGCCCTACTAAACTGTTTCATTATGCTGCGGCCAACAGGCCTCTAGTAACCAATCGAACTGGAGAAGTTGCCAAAATCTTTGGGGATAATGCGTTCTACTATGAACCCGGCAACAGTCGAGATATGTTTCGCGCATGCCAGGCCGCAATTCTGGCACACCCTGCCTACGGCAACGGGATAAACCTAAATTCATTGACTTGGGAATCCAGAGCGGCCAGTTATTATCAATGGCTTTCGGGGATTCTCTTGAAATCAGCCTAG